Sequence from the Sardina pilchardus chromosome 15, fSarPil1.1, whole genome shotgun sequence genome:
GATGCAATGGAGGCACAAGGTGATCAATACCGCTGTCTGTACCTGCATATCTCTAACAAAGACATACCATTTGAATATGATCTGTTTTTAGGAATGGCTTCTATATTGTAAGCTGTGACGTCACTTGTACAGAGTGTTATTCATTACTACATTGATttgatatctttttttttttaattgagtaGATTTTGACTGTCGGAAacaactttttttctttttttttctaaaaagatGTATTCCATTTCCCTTTGATTTTCATTTCCACGTAGCATTTCCAATAGCAGGATAAATCACATGTTAGCTTTGAAGTGCATTTTACTGACACGCTATTAACTTAACTAAACATTTTCCCAATCTCTTTATAGGTGGTTTTGCCCAGAGTCAACTGTTGTCAGGCCATCTGATTGACTTCTTCGTGCCCTTCCTGCCGTTAGAGTACCGCCATGTCAAGCGCTGTGCCCGGGACGCCTATCTGGCACGAGGCATCCAGCCTACAGAGGCCACGCTGGACGAGGTGGCTAAGGCCATGCTGTACGTGCCCAAGGAGGAGAAACTGTTCTCAGCACAGGGCTGCAAGTCCATTCCACAAAGAATCAATTTCTTTCTGCCCTGATTGAGCGCCTCGATACAGCCCAAAGAAACATTACCTCGAGGTATTGGGGTTGTAGTTGACCGCTCAATTTCAACACAAGACCAGCCTAATAGCTGTTGGACATGTGAATCCCCGATTACCCACTGCCAATGAACAGAGTGATGGGGAGTCTGGTTCGAATCCCGTGAGAGTTTTAGTCACTTTTTTCGCCTTCATTGTAACACTACTGAGTTTGTTCAATTGTCATTGTGTAGGCTTTTAACCATAAGCACTTTGCGATATGAATAAGAGGTTTAATGTAATTTTACTTTATATATTTATCTTTTTATACGGTCAAACTCAGcattcactgcaatgctgttgctTCTTCTAAAGACTCATAGTATTGGTGTCCTACTGAATGAGAGCATTGAACTGAACAGTTTACCATCACTTTGTTTACATAAGCTGTTATTTGACATGGTATACTTTTTGTACACAGAACTATACCTGCTAGGTGAACATTACCACTGTTGCATTTGTGTTCTTTTCATTATGTGGTTGTCTCAGTACATGTTGAGTTCAACTTGTGCCAAAGGGTGTTACATAATCCCTGAATGCAGGACGCTGTGTTTTTTTCATACACTGGATAcaattcaaaaaactttatttatccctgAAGGGCAATTTCTCAAATGGAGGTCAGACTTTGCAAAAAAGCCCTGATGTAATCATATCAACGTTATTGTGAGTgtcctattgtttttgtttgtgtctccAGAATTTAATGTCAGTTAAGCTTTGAATGGTGACTTTAGTTGTGTATTTGCCCATTTCAGTGCACTTAAATGCATgttttacttacagtacatgtttgcAAGCATTTGGGATGCTTTTTGGTGGGATATATTTGTCACTCTTGTCATTTTTATGATTTTATTACACCTTAACTTGGATCACCGCAATTAAAATCATGGCAGCTTTAGCCCGAAAGGTCTTTTAAGTCCTGTAACAAACCTTAAACTTTGCATGATGTATTCAATATAATTGGGAAATGGGCTTATTAGTATTCAATTATTCCAATGAAGAGAGGCGTTAGCCCACATTGACATTTATATGATACAATTATGAAAAAGTAAAATGTGTAATATTATCTCATTAccttaatgtttttttctgtcattgGGTATCAGTGTGCCATTGCtggctttttttgttgttgttgtggactTGAAATGAGACGGAACTAGGGGATCTTTTTTTAATTCCTTGTTTTATTAAGCTTTGTATCAAGAGCCACGGACATCTGATTTTCATGGCGTTGGTCCTACTGTGAATTATCAAGGGGTAGGTGTGGATACATGTGAGGATAAAGAGAAATAAATGAGGCTGGTGAGTTGTCCAGTTGCTGTACACTACAGTGTGCTTTTCATGTAAAATTCAAAGTGTTTCTATGTGGTTTTGCGTCAAGCATTGGTAGTCTGATTGGTATGGCTCGTTCAATGCATCGACTGATTTTGAATCCCAGTAATCCCAATAAGTGTTGCAGCCTCATCGTCCCTCTGCAATGGATGGATAGGCGCGTAGACCAATGTGTCAGCCAAACGCGTGGTCGGCTTACATTGGTCCAAACAACtcatctgtgattggctggagtCGGCACTGGCGTCTCCTGTAGCTACTGACCAATGAGAAGCAGACATCTgttctgagaggagaggagagcccttACCAGTGAGAACTGTAAAGGCGATTGATTCCAACTCACGCTTTGGGAAATTAGGAGCTGGGtttcgtgcatgtgtttgcaatACATGTTAGAGACCGATTTCATTCAAATATTTACATCGCTTTCAATAGTGGTTTCATAGAGTGAACATGACCACGTTATCCTTGCTGGTCATAGCCATTTCTGCGGCTTTGATAGCTGCAGAATCATCTGTGTATCTCCGAGAACAGTTTGAAGATGGTAAGTTCTAGCATACCTTATATTTTTGTTAAGCAACGAAATACTTCTTTAACACTGTCATTTAGCGAAGATGATATGATTGTAAATGTTAAACGGATTGGTTAGCTCATGTGTCTTCGTACTGGCTGTCTTGTCGGCTAGATTCAGCATCGATATAACGTTACTGCGTTCATGTTAGCTTAGCTAATGTCAGCCTGTCTGTCCCACTCGGGGGGCCCGAACAGTGTCAATCTGTGTGGTTACAACCCGTAAACGTTTATAGATGTTCtaagtatatatctatatattttttgcaaTTAAATGTGCACATCAGAGCCTGTAAACCCCTaagctgttattttttttttaatctattctACATAACATCagttcactctcacacacacggcccttCCTCCTTAAAGCACGTCCTCCTAGTCTTTAGGTTTTCGAGAAAGCCCAGGACACATGATTTCACTACAAGTCCTAACCAGCAGCTGTGCTATTTGTCTGTTGTAGATGGCTGGGAGAGCCGATGGATTGAGTCCAAACACAAATCCGACTATGGAAAGTTCGTTCTTTCTGCTGGGAAATTCTATGGTGACTCTGAGAAGGATAAAGGTGAGTTTGTTTATGACAATACAAGAGAAATTGGGCAATTGAAAACAGTGATAATTGACTAGAAGAAAAATCTGATGCACCCACATTAGTACTGAACAATTGTTCATTTTTGTGACACAACATTGGTTATCTTATTATCCTTGCTGCCACACCATAGTGGCACAGCCAAGCCAGTGTATGCACAAGTATGCCTAAGCCAAGACATTCTCATTTCAACTGTGACGAGCTTAACGGCAAAGCTGAATTCAAAAGAGTATTGTATTCATTACGTTGTTTGCCCTTAAAGGCCTCCAGTCCAGCCAGGACGCCCGCTTCTACTCCCTCTCCGCCCGCTTCGACGACTTCAGCAACAAGGGCGAGCCACTGGTCATCCAGTTCACAGTGAAGCATGAGCAAAACATTGACTGTGGTGGTGGCTACATCAAGCTCTTCCCCTCCAGCCTGAAGCAGGAGGAGATGCATGGAGATTCTGAGTACAACATCATGTTCGGTAAATGTCTGCGCACTGTTCCCTGCACCCTCCCTGACTggccctgtgtgttgtgttctcaaGGGCTCTGGGGGCATTATGACATGCCCATGGTGTTAATCACGTAACTTCATAAGCAGACGTGTGAATCTTAGCCAGGGATTAGATAAATGTTTCTTGACTGTAACTTTCAGAAGTTATACTCATTTTTGCACTGTAATTGTATTCACACTTGCAGGACCGTAAGACTTGATGCCATTTGCCAGTTTTAATCCTCAAAATATGAATCAGTTTCCCTCTGCTTTAGACTTCTGTCTGGAATTAATCTTTCATTCTGAAATGTCTCTAGGACCTGACATCTGTGGCCCTGGAACTAAGAAGGTTCATGTGATCTTTAACTACAAGGGCAAAAACCACTTGATCAACAAAGACATCAGATGCAAGGTGAGACTGCTTACAGTCTTGACAGTAAAAACATGTGCAGCTGAATATCAAGATGACACAAGACCtgaagttgtttgtttgtggtgaaAAGGCAGAGGGTTTTCTGTAAACATTATTACATCCATATCCCAAGACTTAGCTTTGAACTTAAGATCACAGCATAACACAAGTCCGCCTGCCTGTCAGTCTGTTTTTGGCTGTTCCCTTAATCATTGTTTTCCATTGTTGTTTCGATAAGGAGAGTGTAAGCCTAGGAAATTACAGTGAACAGTACAATCATTCCAGTGAACAGATTCAAGGCTTTAATCACTTTATGAAGTTGCCAGTGAGCTATTTTTGGCGATCTCCAGAGAAATGACCTTAAAACTCATCTAATACCTGAGTATTTCTCTGACGCCTCTCTCTAGGATGATGAGTACACCCACCTGTACACTCTGGTGGTCAACCCAGACAACACCTACGAGGTAAAGATCGACAACAAGAAGGTCGAGTCCGGCAGCCTGGAGGAGGACTGGGACTTCCTGCCACCCAAGAAGGTCAAGGACCCCGAGGCCAAGAAGCCCGACGACTGGGACGAGAGGGAGAAGATCGACGACCCCGATGACACCAAGCCCGAGGTCAGCTGCTTCTCAGagactctccctctttctcattcacgcacccatacacacacaccccccattcATGTGCTCTATTCAGttgctctctcatacacacacacaaatatacacacaccccattcATGTACTCTCTGTTACTATAGCTTTATTACTATTAGAttgctcgcttgctctctctcatactcattctgacagatacacacacttactgtacattctCACATCTGTGCAGATggtgtttcatttgttttttacaCCTTCTGTAAAGCTATGGGCCAAAGGAGATCAGTTATGTCTTCATAACTCCATTGAAGACGCACACAATCTTCCCTTGGCTGTAAATCTCCCTCTGAATAATGTTGATGGAATTGTAGGGTTGTTATAGCGTCAGTGCCAGTGTCAAGGGTGTTTGATTTAATGTTGTATGTTTTTCCTCTTGCTCTGGTTCAGGACTGGGACAAGGCTGAGAACATCCCTGATCCTGATGCCAAGAAGCCCGACGACTGGGATGACGAGATGGACGGAGAGTGGGAGCCCCCCATGATCACCAACCCCGAGTACAAGGTGTGGAACCACACGGTTTTATTGATTTTCATTCAGCGCCAGGTCTACGTACATgtagttttattttgtttttccgAGGTGGataagtccagcttcagaatgTAAAAGTTCAACCATGTGGTagatctacctgtgcacttaacacaggtgatctcacccattggctgctctacctggctgaagagttgtgatCATtcaaatcagctggtttaaatgaaaggttggcacagatatgtggtagaacttctactttctgaagctggactttttcaCCTCTTATTTTTAATGGGTGGGTATTCGGTAACCATACCTGACAGAGCAGTGAAGTCCAGCACATGTGAGTGATGGTGGCAGGACACCCTCTGAAAGTCCTAGCTATGTGGCCATGAATTGGCTGTTATGTTTGTTAACAGCACACCCAGAGTTGTAGAGCAGAAGCCAACGGGTTTGTTTGCTGTTCTGATAATCTGACCAAGACCTCACCTCCCTGTCCGTTTCTTCTTCTTAAAGGGTGAATGGAAGCCCAAACAGATTGATAACCCAGCTTACAAGGGTAAATGGGTCCACCCCGAGATGGACAACCCTGAGTACACCGCTGACCCTGAGATCTACAAATACGACAGCATCGGAGTTATTGGACTGGACCTTTGGCAGGTGAGATCACTTGGGCCCAAGACTTTGATTTTATCCCAGAAGAGTGTGGTTATGACATGGTGACTGCATGCTAGTTCTCGTGTAGGGGATGAATACGAATACTAGTCAAAGGCTAATGGCAATTTCCCAAAGGTACCAAAGGTGAGGCATGCTTGATAAGAGGATAAGCGCTTCACTGATTTTTCTTTAATATGAAAGTGATGGTCTTTTGATTTGCTGTAACCCCACAGGTAAAGTCTGGCACCATCTTTGACAACTTCCTCATCACCAATGACCCCAAGCTGGCAGAGGAGGTTGGAGATGAGACGTGGGGAGCAACCAAGGTAAGCTTGAGGGCACAGAGTAGCTTGAAAGTTAGAGAAAGAAGATGATTATCACTACTACTATCATTTCCTCTATCCTTTAGATTCTCTGAGAATTCATGCATGTGTTTACAAATTTCACCCTTTGCATAACAGGGCCCAgagaagaagatgaaggagtcccaggaagaggaggaccgGAAAAagcgtgaggaggaggagcagaagaggaaggaggagaccaaggatgaggaggaggaggaggagaaggaagaggaagaggaggaggaagaagaggaggaagaagaggaggaggaggacgacaagGAGGAAGACACAGACTCTCAACTGAAGGATGAGCTATAAAGTGGGCCTAGGGACTGGTGAAGAAACGGCCCACTGAGGGGGAACTGGGTGGGTGGCtgagggtggggttgggttggggtggggggcgttTTTGGTGGGGCTGGGTACGGCAGAGAACCACACTGTGCTGGACATTCCTTTTACTAACGACGGCCATTTTTGGGAGGACATGGGCTTGGGTTGACTCGTTGGATTTGGTTCTAgtgattgttttattttgtcatttctttttgttttttttgttttgtttctgttttttgtttgtttgtttgttttttttgtgtgtggttggtttCAGCAAATTCTATTTAAATATATGTAACTTTAAATTTGTCAATCAAGGAATTTAACTCAGTGATCATCTGAATAAAGAGGTGGGACGGTGGTTTGAGGCAGAGACAAGAAGAGTAGTGAATGAAGAGGCAAAGTGAAATAACACTTCACCTAATTAAGAATACTCGATTTCATTCAGGTGGGTGTTAGAACGATTTCTGTGTATTTACTGAAACTCCCACAGACACATTTGCTGTATGTCAAATGGACATTGTTCATTATTTGCTCTAGCATCTAAGACACTTCTTATACCTCATTGTTGATCTCACATCATGTGTGTTAATCTGTCGATCCTGTCTGAAAATAGCAGGGCCCTAGCTTGCTATGTTAGCTAGCCTGTGGCTATAGTGCCATATACCTGCTTGCATATATGGGTCATCAAACTTTTTATAACATAATTAAGGTTTTTTACTCAAATTACAAAAAAGGATCATGCCTGTGCCTGGTGTTGGCAGTCTAACTAGGTAACCAGTGAGTACACTTGGGTAAATTCATGTGTCGCTTTCTCATAGTTTAAATGAGGTAAGTCTCAACTTACCCTTTCTCAGAGAATGTCAGCTCTTGCCCCTCCACATGCACCATCGGCGGAGCGACGCAAGCTCGCTGTTTAGGACGGTTAACTTCGGGTGTCTTCTCCACAACCTGTTTGTTTCTCTTCAAACAccatcctttcctctcctttgttTTCTCTGAGCTCTGTTCTGATTCTGACCTGAATATGCACTGCTGCACTCATTCACAGTCCACCCAGCGACACAGGaacttttggtttgtttttgtttgtctgttagtttGTTTTGGAGATCTATTTTGTACTATTTTGCGTTTGCATAGGGAAGTAAGCTCATTGCATTAACTGTACGAGGTGGAGAGGGATTCAGTGCGTTGAGCGCGTACTGTAAAGTAACTGTCCAATAATAAAATTTTAAAAAGATGCTATTCTGTGTCTTTTAATGatggcaagtgtgtgtatgagatttGATGTAGAGTGATGCAGTCACAGGCTGCTGTCAAGGGCATAAAAATGTGGATCTCAAATGATCTATTTTACCATCCAACTTAAATGTGTGCACTCAATTTGGTATATAATGTATTGTGATAGAGAATTAGTCTAAATATACTGACATGCTAACAACCATGGGCTAATGCAGCacctttctgttttgtctgcCACATCCTGTGGTGGCTGTGTGCAAGATCAAGTCAGTCTGCATTGGTGCAGCAGACAGTTCCCCATTTTACCACTAGAGGGAGCCAGAAGGCTGAGAAGCATGTGGTGCCGTCTCCACCagtctttgtcacacacacaacccatccATTATTCTGTGAGATTATCAAATGGGAAGGATGATGGACAATAAAACAGTTTTgaacatttatatatatatattctcaaCCACTAAATAATGTGCATACCATATTGCCCATAATAATaatgcaaaacacaaaaaaaattatACTGTTGAATATTGGCCCTGGAGTGGTTCTTGACTGTGCTTGATGTGGGGCTTTCCCCATGCCACATATTTAGTAAAGTTCAATTGTGTTCAATCCCCAGTTTCCACTGTTGTGAATGAAGACTTATGTACTACATGTACCACATTCCGACGAAAATTGGGTATGTCATTTAAAAACAGTGCTTAAAAACAACTTGGACTCAAGACCagcaaaatgaaagaaaattaTTGTGAGTTATAACCTATAGTTAATGCACGTTCATGGGGTCTTTTGCGGGATCAAGGCAATGACTTAAAGGTGCAGCGAAAAGGAGGCATTCAATTTTCAGAAGAACTCAAAGCATAAGAGGCCTGAGGAGTAGATGAGAGGAAGACTACTGATGACAGAGATGAATCCCATGTTGTGTTCCCTTCGTTTCAAGATTCACAGTGTCGTCAGGCACGCTAGAATACTGGGATCAGAGAGCCGAACGTGAGCGTGGAGACATAGTTAATGTAGTTGTCTTAGTTCAGCTGGGACTGCTGTCTGAAGACAAAATACTGCTTATTACCCACTGCTACAGGCGATTCCACTAGCATACAGCAATTTAGTTCAACCAGGGCAGTCAGTGGAATCCCAAACAGACAACCCTGCCAACAAATAATCTCAAGATCTCAAGAGGAGAAACAACATTGATGGCATTGGGTTTTAAGCTGTGGGATGGAAGTGGAACTTGGCTCTCAGACTTGGCAATATGATCCAAACGcataattcccccccccccccccccccaaaaaaaaaaacttcagctAAGATGCTGCCATAACCATGCCGCAAAGTTTCACCGGATTAGACAGTTGCAGTTCTCACTTATCAGCATATTGTCGAATGGCAAAGATGTACCATAGTCCATCAAGTGAATGAAAGGCCAGTTTAGGAGACGAAGCAATTAAGATGGCGTCTATTAGTGTGCTTGAGTGAGTGTTCTGATTGTTGAACAAAGCCATGCAGCCATTGGGATGAAGTTGGTGCACGacccatgtctctctctttgccaaAACAGAAAAGATCAATCAGCTAAGAGAATAATTAATTCGTTTCTGCATTCACTTTACACCACAGGGGATCTCTGGCTCCATAATAACTGACCACAGATCCAGAACTGGGACAAGAGACAGGCAAACCAACACGGGTCGAGACGGGATTGGGTCAGGGGGAGTGGGGTAAGCCTTATTCAACAtaaatgtgcttttaaaaaggCAAAAACACTAACAGTGATGAGTGCTGAAGAATAGGCACAGGGACCATCAAGTGCTGGGCCTCCTGTTCCTATTCAAGTCAGTTCAGGTGAGAGAATGAGCCTAATCTGTGCAAATACACAGCTTCAACAGCTTCAGAGATAAACTCAGTGTATTACTGTTTAAATGTTTCCATTTTTCTTTTGTCGTTTTTTGTAATGTCTTGCGCACAGAGCTGACCTCTCAGCTCAACTGTAAGACAAACAGTCACAATCTTTGCATCTACTTTGAGTATGCTTAGTCGTTTGTAAGAGAACTGTGCGGAGGACTTTATTTACATCTAAAGGTTGAGGGGGGCCGAGCAGGCTTGCCGTGGCAAGATGAGTACATTTCTAGAGAGCTTGACACTGGCCTGGGGTGGAATCCACTACTACGTGCTAGATAGCAGCTGCACTAGTCACCACAGCATGCTTATTTCTGATTCATCACAACTAATTTGAGCCATTGGATTTAGAGATTCCACTTCAACACACTTTTATTTTGCAACCCTTCCACAAAGCAACACGGTGTCAATGAGCAAAGAAAGTTAAACGGATCAACAGGAAGGCAACGTAGGACTCGAACAGAGCTGCAGGCTGGCTGTGGCTTAAGGCATAGAAGTTAAAACAAATAGCGCTCGTTGTCTGTTAATGCATTCATGCCAAATGTCTTGGAAGTGTAACAGCAACTGGAACACTGGAGCATAGGTTTGTGCTGTGTCCTCGTGGAAACACATTTTTTGTCCATGATTCCAATATGGAGCGAGGAACAGCGCGTGGCACGTGCGGTCATTTCATTGGTCGTCCCATCTTCTGAGCCGGGGGCAGCTCGTGATGCGCTGCAAAGAcatagagaggagggggaagattAGCTGATACTGTAGCGAGCTGATCTACAGTGATATTTCACTATCTGGAATCAAGAAGAGACAGCTTGTGGACATTGTTCATGCAGCTGGAAAGCAATTGTGCACTTTAAAAGCTATTAAAAACTATTGAAGTCTATacagtaatcagtaatcagaGAATGAAAGGTTTCACGATCACACCTTACCAGCTCTTATAAATGATTACTGATTGCCATACTCATAATAACCAGAGACTCAGGGAAGGAACACATTTGTTATTTTGAACTGCAGCTTGGCCCTTCAGCACACCACCCCATTATGATTTATATGACATGACTGATTCAAATGAAATGCTTTTAAATTCACTCTAGCACAGTAGCACTAGTTTCGGAGATAACAGTGAGAGGCATGTAATAGGCTGGTGTATATTACATGCTAATCTTCTGATTTACATTAGATACATTTTTTATCACTTCTGAAAAAGCAATGAAAGATTCATTGAGTTCAAGAGTGTCATAGCTCCACAACACCACGGTACATTTAATACATCTTATTCACATCTTATATATGTATAATTATGGTTGATACCATAATGGCAATGCAATGGCAATTTCATTCTGACAAAAGGTACAGTCTTGGAGCAATAATTACGAAAAATAATGATCAAAGAGCTATCAAGGTGCTATCAGGGAGAATTTTGTTAACCCAGCAGTTTGCCAAAATGTTCAACGTACTGTGTATAAAATGTATAAATTAAAGTATAGAAAACGAACTCTTCACTCCAATACTTGCAATGAGTGATTTGGACACTGACCACTGCACTAGTAGCTGCAGCTGTATCAGTCACCACACTCTTGGACTGAAGTAGGTGG
This genomic interval carries:
- the calr gene encoding calreticulin, with translation MTTLSLLVIAISAALIAAESSVYLREQFEDDGWESRWIESKHKSDYGKFVLSAGKFYGDSEKDKGLQSSQDARFYSLSARFDDFSNKGEPLVIQFTVKHEQNIDCGGGYIKLFPSSLKQEEMHGDSEYNIMFGPDICGPGTKKVHVIFNYKGKNHLINKDIRCKDDEYTHLYTLVVNPDNTYEVKIDNKKVESGSLEEDWDFLPPKKVKDPEAKKPDDWDEREKIDDPDDTKPEDWDKAENIPDPDAKKPDDWDDEMDGEWEPPMITNPEYKGEWKPKQIDNPAYKGKWVHPEMDNPEYTADPEIYKYDSIGVIGLDLWQVKSGTIFDNFLITNDPKLAEEVGDETWGATKGPEKKMKESQEEEDRKKREEEEQKRKEETKDEEEEEEKEEEEEEEEEEEEEEEEDDKEEDTDSQLKDEL